A part of Bacillus thuringiensis genomic DNA contains:
- a CDS encoding ABC transporter substrate-binding protein yields the protein MKFTQKKSFILFVFLLAFSLLLSACGKSNTKEETKEDTKKEMITVEHAMGKTEVPANPKRVVILTNEGTEALLELGVKPVGAVKSWTGDPWYPHIKDKMKDVKVVGDEGQVNVETIASLKPDLIIGNKMRHEKVYEQLTAIAPTVFSETLRGEWKDNFKFYAKALNKEKEGQKVVANYESRIKDLKGKLGDKVNQEISMVRFMPGDVRIYHGDTFSGVILKELGFKRPGDQNKDDFAERNVSKERISAMDGDVLFYFTFDKGNEKKGSELEKEYINDPLFRNLNAVKNGKAYKVDDVIWNTAGGVMAANLLLDDIEKRFVK from the coding sequence ATGAAATTCACGCAAAAAAAATCGTTTATATTATTTGTATTTTTACTAGCCTTTTCATTACTTTTAAGTGCTTGTGGAAAATCAAATACGAAAGAGGAAACAAAAGAAGATACGAAAAAAGAAATGATTACAGTTGAACATGCAATGGGTAAAACAGAAGTTCCTGCTAATCCAAAACGTGTAGTTATTTTAACAAATGAAGGAACTGAAGCTTTACTTGAACTAGGTGTGAAACCAGTTGGGGCTGTAAAATCTTGGACTGGTGATCCATGGTATCCACATATTAAAGATAAAATGAAAGATGTAAAAGTTGTTGGTGATGAAGGACAAGTGAACGTGGAAACAATCGCTTCTTTAAAACCAGACTTAATTATCGGTAACAAAATGCGTCATGAAAAAGTGTATGAGCAACTAACAGCGATTGCACCTACTGTGTTCTCTGAGACGCTACGCGGTGAATGGAAAGATAACTTCAAATTTTATGCAAAAGCATTAAATAAAGAAAAAGAAGGTCAAAAAGTTGTAGCTAATTACGAATCACGTATAAAAGATTTAAAAGGCAAACTTGGCGATAAAGTAAATCAAGAAATCTCTATGGTTCGCTTCATGCCTGGTGATGTTCGCATTTATCATGGCGATACATTCTCTGGTGTCATTTTAAAAGAACTTGGATTTAAACGTCCTGGTGATCAAAATAAAGATGACTTTGCAGAACGTAACGTTTCTAAAGAACGTATTTCAGCAATGGATGGCGATGTATTATTCTACTTCACATTCGATAAAGGAAACGAGAAAAAAGGCTCTGAATTAGAAAAAGAATATATCAATGATCCTCTATTTAGAAATTTAAATGCAGTAAAAAATGGTAAAGCATACAAAGTTGACGACGTTATTTGGAATACAGCTGGTGGTGTAATGGCCGCTAACCTACTATTAGATGATATCGAAAAACGCTTTGTTAAATAA
- a CDS encoding FecCD family ABC transporter permease: protein MLLKTNRAKWIGLFVGIIAVITCIWGSIIFGYTNTSWKLALDAFFHFNGSNEHIIIQNVRLPRALIAASVGASLAIAGCLMQTLTKNPLASPDFIGLNSGAAFFIVVAIVIFSVTSLSAFTWIAFLGAAVAAVLVFASSSLGKEGTTPLKLTLAGVAISALFSSLTQGLLVLNEKALEEVLFWLAGSVQGRKLEILQSVFPYLLIGWIASIMMAGKVNTLMMGEDVAKGLGQRTILMKSFVLFIIVLLSGGSVAVAGPIGFVGIIIPHFARFLVGVDHRWRVPYSGLLGAILLILADIVARYVIMPQEVPVGVMTAFIGAPFFIYIARKRGLSK from the coding sequence ATGTTATTAAAAACAAATCGAGCAAAATGGATTGGATTATTTGTTGGAATCATTGCAGTCATTACTTGTATTTGGGGAAGTATTATTTTTGGATATACAAATACGAGTTGGAAATTAGCGTTAGATGCTTTTTTCCATTTTAATGGTTCCAATGAACATATTATTATTCAAAATGTGCGTCTTCCAAGGGCGTTAATTGCAGCTAGTGTTGGTGCTAGTTTAGCCATTGCAGGTTGTCTTATGCAAACTTTAACTAAGAATCCGCTTGCTTCTCCAGATTTTATTGGATTAAATTCAGGTGCCGCTTTCTTCATAGTTGTAGCAATTGTTATTTTTTCCGTAACATCATTATCAGCTTTCACGTGGATTGCCTTTTTAGGGGCAGCCGTTGCAGCTGTACTTGTATTTGCTTCTAGTTCTTTAGGAAAAGAAGGGACAACGCCTCTGAAGTTAACATTAGCAGGGGTCGCAATTAGTGCGTTATTTTCATCATTAACACAAGGATTACTTGTGTTAAATGAAAAGGCGCTTGAAGAAGTATTATTTTGGCTTGCCGGATCTGTGCAAGGAAGAAAGTTAGAAATTTTACAATCTGTATTCCCATATTTATTAATAGGATGGATTGCATCTATTATGATGGCAGGGAAAGTAAATACATTGATGATGGGGGAAGACGTCGCGAAAGGGCTTGGACAACGAACAATTTTAATGAAATCATTCGTACTATTTATTATTGTTTTGTTATCTGGTGGTTCAGTTGCGGTTGCTGGTCCAATTGGATTTGTTGGAATTATTATCCCGCATTTTGCCAGATTCCTTGTTGGGGTCGATCACAGATGGAGAGTACCATATAGCGGCTTATTAGGTGCAATACTACTAATCTTGGCTGATATAGTAGCAAGATATGTCATTATGCCACAAGAAGTACCAGTAGGAGTTATGACAGCATTTATTGGTGCACCGTTCTTTATTTATATCGCACGTAAGAGAGGGCTTAGCAAATGA
- a CDS encoding FecCD family ABC transporter permease yields MKKYIPFRIGKGGLSFLMYKRACLVLFSLLVVLIGLFFASAGMGDMKIAPYDVWQAITGNGDAMSNMVVNKFRMPRILIAILVGIALAVAGCILQGLVRNPLASPDIIGITGGASVAVVLFLAIFSDKNNALTVSIHYMPLAAFVGATIVALFVYLFAWRNDGLSPISLVLIGVGFWALTKAATTLFMLLAPIYQASQANVWITGTVYGSSWQNVMVLAPWVLILTVISFIAARHLNAQELGDDIAVGLGVPLTKSRVFMLLLSTALIGGAVAFAGGIGFVGLMAPHISRRLVGSLYGALLPVAAIVGAILVLAADLIGRTVFTPLEIPAGVFTSAIGAPYFIYLLYKSRNS; encoded by the coding sequence ATGAAGAAGTATATTCCGTTTCGTATAGGAAAAGGCGGGCTCTCGTTTTTAATGTATAAACGAGCTTGTCTCGTCTTATTCAGTTTACTAGTTGTTTTAATAGGATTATTTTTTGCGAGTGCAGGTATGGGAGACATGAAAATTGCTCCTTATGATGTATGGCAAGCAATCACTGGAAATGGCGATGCGATGTCCAATATGGTTGTAAATAAGTTTCGTATGCCGCGTATTTTAATTGCCATCCTTGTAGGAATCGCACTTGCTGTAGCAGGATGTATTTTACAAGGTCTCGTTCGTAATCCACTGGCTTCTCCTGATATCATCGGGATTACAGGTGGTGCAAGTGTTGCAGTTGTATTATTTTTAGCTATATTTAGTGATAAAAATAATGCGCTAACCGTAAGCATTCATTATATGCCGTTAGCAGCCTTTGTTGGTGCAACGATTGTAGCGCTTTTTGTATATTTATTTGCATGGAGAAATGACGGATTATCACCGATTAGTCTTGTTTTAATTGGTGTTGGATTTTGGGCATTAACGAAAGCAGCAACGACTTTGTTTATGTTATTAGCACCAATTTACCAAGCGAGTCAAGCGAATGTATGGATTACAGGTACTGTTTACGGTTCTTCATGGCAAAACGTTATGGTGCTTGCACCGTGGGTTCTCATTTTAACGGTAATATCATTTATAGCTGCTAGACATTTAAATGCGCAAGAGCTAGGGGATGATATTGCGGTAGGACTTGGTGTTCCTTTAACGAAGTCACGCGTATTCATGTTATTACTTAGTACAGCTTTAATTGGCGGTGCGGTTGCCTTCGCCGGAGGAATTGGATTTGTCGGTTTAATGGCACCTCATATTTCACGAAGACTAGTTGGTTCTTTATACGGTGCATTGCTCCCAGTTGCGGCTATTGTTGGTGCAATTTTAGTACTTGCTGCAGATTTAATTGGGCGTACAGTTTTCACCCCCCTTGAAATTCCAGCAGGGGTATTTACATCAGCAATTGGTGCACCTTATTTTATTTATTTACTTTATAAAAGTCGGAATTCATAA
- a CDS encoding ABC transporter ATP-binding protein, whose amino-acid sequence MQKALETKRLTLSYGETIIIDELNLEIPKGEITIFIGSNGCGKSTLLRSLARLLKPTTGDILLDNQAIQSMQTKQIARQMAILPQGPQAPEGLTVLQLVKQGRYPYQTWLKQWSEKDEEMVQKALAATGMTEFAERDVHALSGGQRQRAWIAMTLAQDTDIILLDEPTTYLDMTHQIEVLDLLFELNETEQRTIVMVLHDLNLACRYADNIVAIQDKQIYAQGKPEEVVDEKLVRDVFRMECQISTDPLFGTPLCIPHGKGRRVRKEVAQAMR is encoded by the coding sequence ATGCAAAAAGCATTGGAGACGAAACGTTTGACGTTGTCTTATGGTGAAACAATTATTATTGATGAGTTGAATTTAGAAATTCCAAAAGGCGAAATTACAATCTTTATCGGTTCTAACGGTTGCGGGAAATCAACTTTATTACGTTCACTAGCTAGATTATTAAAGCCAACAACTGGTGACATTTTGTTAGATAATCAAGCCATTCAAAGTATGCAAACGAAGCAAATTGCTCGTCAAATGGCAATTTTACCGCAAGGACCACAAGCGCCAGAAGGGCTTACAGTATTGCAACTTGTAAAGCAAGGGCGTTATCCATATCAAACGTGGCTGAAGCAATGGTCAGAAAAAGATGAGGAAATGGTGCAAAAAGCACTTGCAGCAACAGGTATGACAGAATTTGCTGAGCGTGATGTGCATGCTCTTTCAGGTGGACAACGTCAACGTGCTTGGATTGCAATGACGCTTGCACAAGATACAGATATTATTTTACTTGATGAGCCTACTACATATTTAGATATGACTCACCAAATTGAAGTGCTAGATTTATTATTCGAATTAAATGAAACAGAACAAAGAACAATTGTCATGGTATTACACGATTTAAATTTAGCATGTCGTTATGCAGACAATATTGTAGCCATTCAAGATAAACAAATATATGCACAAGGTAAGCCTGAAGAAGTAGTGGATGAGAAGCTAGTACGTGATGTATTCCGAATGGAGTGTCAAATCAGTACGGATCCGTTATTTGGAACACCACTTTGTATCCCGCATGGAAAAGGAAGACGTGTACGTAAAGAGGTTGCTCAGGCAATGAGATAA
- a CDS encoding class I SAM-dependent DNA methyltransferase, with protein MAFTESDVYNNEAFFKQYMKRRYRENSPNESLEKPAFFQLIGDVKGKQILDLGCGDAKFGEELLEKGCHSYTGIEGSELMYEKAKKQLENKNGTVHFLNLKDYTYPPATFDLVTSRLALHYIEHLPIIFQNVYETLKTNGAFTFSVQHPIITSSFESLQTSEKRTSWLVDDYFKMGKRIEPWIEQKVIKYHRTTEEYFTLLQQAGFTITKLKEATPDQTYFQSAEEYERRLRIPLFLLFSCQK; from the coding sequence ATGGCATTTACTGAATCTGATGTATATAATAACGAAGCATTTTTTAAACAATATATGAAACGCAGATACCGAGAAAATAGCCCAAATGAGTCACTTGAAAAACCAGCCTTCTTTCAACTCATTGGTGATGTGAAAGGAAAACAAATCCTTGATTTAGGCTGCGGCGACGCTAAATTCGGTGAGGAGTTATTAGAAAAAGGCTGCCACTCTTACACTGGTATTGAAGGCTCCGAACTTATGTATGAAAAAGCTAAAAAACAACTAGAAAATAAAAATGGCACCGTCCATTTTTTAAACCTCAAAGACTACACATACCCTCCTGCTACTTTTGATTTAGTAACATCTAGACTCGCCTTACATTATATTGAACATCTTCCTATCATTTTTCAAAATGTGTACGAAACTTTAAAAACAAATGGAGCCTTTACTTTTAGCGTTCAACACCCTATTATTACCTCTTCATTTGAAAGCTTACAAACGAGCGAGAAAAGAACAAGCTGGCTCGTCGATGATTATTTTAAAATGGGAAAACGCATTGAGCCTTGGATTGAGCAAAAAGTTATTAAATACCATCGTACAACGGAAGAGTATTTTACATTGTTACAACAAGCTGGATTTACGATTACAAAATTAAAAGAAGCTACACCAGATCAAACTTATTTTCAAAGCGCGGAAGAATATGAACGACGGTTACGAATTCCCCTCTTCCTCTTATTCTCTTGCCAAAAATAA
- a CDS encoding glycine C-acetyltransferase, with amino-acid sequence MSSKTLAKFLEENLEDLKSKGLYNVIDPLESSNGPIITIGGKEYINLSSNNYLGLATDSRLQEAAIGAIHKYGVGAGAVRTINGTLDLHIKLEETIAKFKHTEAAIAYQSGFNCNMAAISAVMDKNDAILSDELNHASIIDGSRLSKAKIIVYKHSDMEDLRQKAIAAKESGLYNKLMVITDGVFSMDGDVAKLPEIVEIAEELDLMTYVDDAHGSGVLGKGAGTVKHFGLSDKVDFQIGTLSKAIGVIGGYVAGKQNLIDWLKVRSRPFLFSTALTPADAAACMRSIEILMESTELHDRLWENGRYLKQGLKELGFNIGESETPITPCIIGDEVLTQEFSKRLNEEGVYAKSIVFPTVAKGTGRVRNMPTAAHTKEMLDEAIRKYEKVGKEMGII; translated from the coding sequence ATGTCTAGTAAAACACTTGCGAAATTTTTAGAAGAAAATTTAGAGGATTTAAAATCAAAGGGGCTTTATAACGTAATTGATCCGCTTGAGAGTTCAAATGGACCGATCATTACAATTGGCGGAAAAGAATATATTAACTTATCTTCAAACAACTATCTTGGATTAGCAACAGATAGCCGTTTGCAAGAAGCAGCAATTGGTGCTATTCATAAGTACGGCGTTGGAGCAGGAGCTGTTCGTACAATTAACGGTACTTTAGATTTGCATATTAAATTAGAAGAAACAATTGCAAAGTTTAAACATACAGAAGCGGCAATTGCTTACCAATCAGGATTTAACTGTAATATGGCAGCGATTTCAGCCGTGATGGATAAAAATGATGCGATTCTTTCAGACGAATTAAACCATGCTTCTATTATTGATGGTAGTCGTCTATCAAAGGCAAAAATTATTGTTTATAAACATTCTGATATGGAAGATTTACGTCAAAAAGCAATCGCGGCGAAAGAATCAGGTCTTTACAATAAATTAATGGTAATTACAGACGGTGTCTTCTCAATGGATGGAGATGTTGCAAAACTACCAGAAATTGTTGAGATTGCAGAAGAATTAGATTTAATGACATACGTAGATGATGCACACGGTTCAGGTGTACTTGGTAAAGGTGCAGGAACTGTAAAGCACTTCGGTCTGTCTGATAAAGTTGATTTCCAAATTGGTACATTATCAAAAGCAATTGGGGTAATTGGTGGATATGTAGCAGGGAAACAAAACTTAATTGACTGGTTAAAAGTTCGTTCACGTCCATTCTTATTCTCTACAGCATTAACACCAGCTGATGCAGCAGCTTGCATGAGATCAATTGAAATCTTAATGGAAAGCACAGAGTTGCACGATCGTTTATGGGAAAATGGTCGCTATTTAAAACAAGGATTAAAAGAACTTGGCTTTAATATAGGGGAAAGTGAAACGCCAATTACACCTTGTATCATTGGTGATGAAGTGTTAACACAAGAATTTAGTAAACGTTTAAATGAAGAAGGCGTATACGCAAAATCTATTGTGTTCCCAACTGTAGCGAAAGGAACAGGACGCGTTCGTAATATGCCTACAGCAGCTCATACGAAAGAAATGTTAGATGAAGCGATTCGTAAGTATGAAAAAGTAGGAAAAGAAATGGGCATCATTTAA
- a CDS encoding L-threonine 3-dehydrogenase has product MKKILVTGSLGQIGSELVMKLRDVYGASNVIATDIRETDSEVVTSGPFETLDVTDGQKLHDIAKRNEVDTIIHLAALLSATAEKNPLFAWNLNMGGLVNALEAARELNCKFFTPSSIGAFGPSTPKDNTPQDTIQRPTTMYGVNKVAGELLCDYYHQKFGVDTRGVRFPGLISYVAPPGGGTTDYAVEIYYEAIKKGTYTSYIAEGTYMDMMYMPDALQAIISLMEADSSKLVHRNAFNITAMSFEPEQIAASIRKHIPTFTMDYAVDPARQTIADSWPNSIDATAAMKEWGFKAEYDLDKMTTDMLAKLKKKLTAELVMN; this is encoded by the coding sequence ATGAAAAAAATTCTAGTAACCGGTTCTTTAGGGCAGATTGGTTCTGAACTAGTAATGAAACTTCGTGATGTATACGGCGCATCAAATGTTATTGCAACAGATATTCGTGAAACAGATAGTGAAGTAGTAACGTCTGGTCCATTTGAAACGTTAGATGTAACAGATGGACAAAAACTACATGATATTGCAAAGCGTAATGAAGTAGATACAATTATTCATTTAGCAGCTTTACTTTCAGCAACAGCGGAAAAAAATCCGTTATTTGCATGGAACTTAAATATGGGCGGACTTGTAAATGCATTAGAAGCAGCGCGTGAATTAAACTGTAAATTCTTCACGCCAAGCTCTATCGGTGCATTCGGTCCATCAACGCCGAAAGATAATACGCCACAAGATACAATTCAGCGTCCTACTACGATGTATGGGGTAAACAAAGTAGCAGGAGAATTACTATGTGATTATTATCATCAAAAGTTTGGTGTTGATACGCGCGGTGTACGTTTCCCAGGTTTAATTTCTTACGTAGCTCCTCCAGGAGGCGGAACAACTGACTATGCAGTTGAAATTTATTATGAGGCGATTAAAAAAGGCACATACACCTCATACATTGCAGAAGGAACATACATGGATATGATGTATATGCCAGATGCTTTACAAGCGATCATTTCATTAATGGAAGCTGATTCAAGTAAACTTGTGCATAGAAACGCGTTCAATATTACAGCAATGAGCTTTGAGCCAGAGCAAATCGCAGCATCAATTCGTAAACACATCCCGACGTTTACAATGGATTACGCTGTAGATCCTGCTCGTCAAACAATCGCTGATAGCTGGCCAAACTCTATTGATGCAACAGCAGCAATGAAAGAGTGGGGCTTTAAAGCAGAATACGATTTAGACAAAATGACAACGGACATGTTGGCTAAGTTAAAAAAAAAGCTCACAGCTGAGTTAGTGATGAATTAA
- the pyrE gene encoding orotate phosphoribosyltransferase — MEKWELAKEIYNTSRLTGTFKLRSGQVSNQYFDKYLFESNPVLLLEIAKQLKELIPPETEVLAGLEMGGIPVATALSLQTGIPVVFVRKEAKKYGTCKLAEGVDITGKNVCVVEDVITTGGQILLSTKDLRELGAKVHHVLGVIERTKAGRENVLEDGLQLHSLFTMDELIEGEKQHAKS; from the coding sequence ATGGAGAAATGGGAGTTAGCAAAGGAAATTTACAATACGTCACGTTTAACGGGAACATTTAAACTTCGATCAGGACAAGTATCAAATCAATACTTTGATAAGTACTTATTTGAATCTAATCCAGTACTGTTATTAGAAATTGCTAAACAATTGAAAGAGCTCATTCCTCCTGAGACAGAAGTACTCGCGGGTTTAGAGATGGGAGGAATTCCAGTAGCAACAGCATTATCTTTACAAACAGGTATACCAGTTGTATTTGTAAGAAAAGAAGCGAAGAAGTACGGTACATGTAAGTTAGCAGAAGGCGTTGATATTACTGGGAAAAATGTTTGTGTTGTTGAAGATGTTATTACGACAGGCGGTCAAATATTATTAAGTACGAAAGACTTAAGGGAACTGGGTGCGAAAGTCCATCATGTTCTAGGCGTCATTGAACGAACGAAAGCGGGAAGAGAAAACGTATTAGAAGATGGCTTACAGCTACATTCTTTATTTACAATGGATGAGTTAATTGAAGGAGAAAAGCAACATGCAAAGAGTTGA
- a CDS encoding NUDIX hydrolase produces the protein MQRVDVVYALIHDEETDKVLMVHNAEQNVWSLPGGAVEKGETLEEALVREVKEETGLTAVAGGLVAINEKFFEVSGNHAILFTFRANVVKGELIAEDEEEISAIEWVDRTIANERFPFYDRGFEALLEVAIPYKFQPETK, from the coding sequence ATGCAAAGAGTTGACGTCGTATATGCACTAATACATGATGAAGAAACGGATAAAGTATTAATGGTACACAATGCGGAACAAAACGTTTGGTCATTGCCAGGCGGGGCTGTTGAAAAGGGTGAAACGTTAGAGGAAGCTCTAGTAAGGGAAGTAAAAGAAGAGACAGGTTTAACTGCCGTGGCAGGTGGACTTGTTGCGATCAATGAAAAATTCTTTGAAGTATCAGGGAATCATGCGATACTTTTTACATTTCGAGCAAATGTAGTAAAAGGTGAACTGATTGCGGAAGATGAAGAAGAAATTTCTGCAATAGAGTGGGTGGATCGAACGATCGCAAATGAACGATTCCCATTCTACGATAGAGGATTCGAGGCATTATTAGAAGTAGCCATTCCATACAAGTTTCAACCAGAAACAAAGTGA
- a CDS encoding vWA domain-containing protein, translated as MRQIFSDKKIDASLFLQMENLMYALLKEDDAYLEYGYKAYYDEIEKKVVISHFWDDRKEEDTVIGLKSEVFLKALGNKHYSDMTLIRSYAIELQESHLKKFLTQLFVLLEDLRVEEIVKNLRPGTKHVFKRRKEMYRNYFGSQNEINRVRNYHGDRLFCLCYLSLTSDKYEMFNNEYFEQIESILHETFQARNTEDIMYIVEKIRYRLEELLESDMLNNYFGHAPLYLSVIADEKNCRVEDLANDDTQLIDDDENKNKMDESFSTWHRENKNNENENFLRFELESGTKTNMMGDTARESEDGDQALGSVQGTSQKSTQSNFDGADTEEARASHASSQSEGAYGKYNVGASHTFKEARKANTDEKKDYQAIKSVVNKDVKELKKIIEKTIENKTNANSDKYYGRLRKKFLRIYTEKQPRMFYKKGQESQELDVAFQLLVDCSGSMYNKMEETKKSVVLFHEALKSLKIPHAISGFWEDASSAKPEDKPNVIHEVVTYKNSTLPNVGPEIMQLREEEDNRDGYIIRIVSEKLAKRPEKHKFLLVFTDGEPSALDYQQDGILDTHEAVKLARKSGMEVIGIFIEEGEAKEATYQLMKNIYNHHFLVANHAEDLRLKIKPLLKKLLLKTIE; from the coding sequence ATGAGACAAATTTTTAGTGACAAAAAAATTGATGCGTCGCTGTTTCTACAAATGGAAAACTTAATGTATGCCCTTCTAAAAGAAGACGATGCCTACCTCGAGTATGGCTATAAAGCATACTACGACGAAATTGAAAAAAAGGTTGTCATTAGTCACTTTTGGGATGATCGAAAAGAAGAAGATACAGTAATCGGATTAAAAAGCGAAGTGTTTTTAAAAGCACTTGGTAATAAACATTACTCGGACATGACTTTAATTCGTTCTTATGCGATTGAATTACAAGAATCGCATCTAAAAAAGTTTTTAACACAATTATTTGTTCTATTAGAAGATTTACGTGTTGAGGAAATCGTAAAAAACTTACGCCCCGGCACAAAGCATGTTTTTAAAAGAAGAAAAGAAATGTATCGCAATTACTTTGGTTCACAAAATGAAATCAATCGTGTTCGTAACTATCACGGTGATCGTCTATTTTGTCTCTGCTATCTTTCATTAACGAGCGATAAATATGAAATGTTTAATAATGAATATTTCGAGCAAATTGAATCAATTTTGCATGAAACATTCCAAGCTCGTAATACAGAAGACATTATGTATATCGTTGAAAAAATTCGCTATCGCTTAGAGGAGCTTCTTGAAAGTGATATGCTGAACAATTATTTCGGACATGCTCCGCTTTATTTATCTGTCATTGCAGACGAAAAGAACTGTCGCGTCGAAGATTTAGCAAATGATGATACGCAGCTTATAGATGACGATGAAAATAAAAACAAAATGGATGAAAGTTTCTCCACATGGCATCGTGAAAATAAAAACAATGAAAACGAGAACTTTTTACGCTTTGAATTAGAAAGCGGAACAAAAACAAATATGATGGGTGACACTGCTCGTGAATCAGAAGATGGTGACCAAGCACTTGGCTCTGTACAAGGTACTTCTCAAAAAAGTACACAATCCAACTTTGATGGCGCTGATACAGAAGAAGCAAGAGCTTCACACGCTTCTAGCCAAAGCGAGGGTGCATACGGTAAGTATAACGTTGGTGCCTCTCATACATTTAAAGAAGCTCGCAAAGCAAATACCGATGAGAAAAAAGATTACCAAGCTATCAAATCAGTCGTTAATAAAGATGTAAAAGAATTAAAGAAAATTATCGAAAAAACGATTGAAAATAAAACGAATGCAAATAGTGATAAATACTACGGAAGACTTCGCAAGAAATTCCTTCGTATTTATACTGAAAAGCAGCCGCGCATGTTTTATAAAAAAGGACAAGAATCACAAGAACTCGACGTTGCATTCCAATTGTTAGTGGACTGCTCTGGTTCTATGTATAACAAAATGGAAGAAACGAAAAAGAGTGTGGTCCTATTCCATGAAGCGTTGAAATCTTTAAAAATCCCGCACGCTATTAGCGGATTTTGGGAAGATGCTTCTAGTGCTAAACCTGAAGATAAGCCGAACGTTATCCATGAAGTTGTAACGTATAAAAACTCAACGTTACCAAACGTTGGTCCCGAAATTATGCAGCTTCGCGAAGAAGAAGATAACCGCGACGGATATATTATTCGGATCGTTTCTGAAAAGCTTGCGAAAAGACCAGAAAAGCATAAATTCTTACTTGTCTTTACAGACGGTGAACCTTCTGCGCTAGACTATCAACAAGACGGTATTTTAGATACGCATGAAGCTGTCAAACTTGCTCGTAAAAGTGGTATGGAAGTAATCGGAATCTTCATCGAAGAAGGCGAAGCGAAAGAAGCAACTTATCAATTAATGAAAAATATTTATAACCACCACTTCTTAGTTGCAAATCACGCTGAAGATTTACGTTTGAAGATTAAACCACTATTGAAAAAGTTATTATTGAAGACGATTGAATAG
- a CDS encoding ATP-binding protein, whose product MLEQFHIHADLKQQLSNIHEKNKQEAGENAHLIGKKIYKASDNSIIEDAITALLLGKNILLKGPTGSGKTVLAETLSSLFQKPMHSINCSVDLDVEGILGYNTLQTKDGASEVAFVNGPLMKAMKNGHFLYIDEINMAKPETLPLLHGALDYRKMITNPFTQEVVYGDDEYRVIAAINEGYVGTSELNEALKNRFVIIEVPYIQGDTLKELLLSESKLNDVATIEKFVAFASDLMPLARDGRVSEEAASIRGIIDACDLGVYIPVMRAIERSIIAKLNDETEQMTVRELAESYFFEG is encoded by the coding sequence ATGTTAGAACAATTTCATATACATGCTGATTTAAAACAACAGCTCTCAAACATTCACGAAAAGAATAAGCAAGAAGCTGGTGAAAATGCACATTTAATTGGAAAGAAAATATATAAAGCATCTGATAACAGCATTATTGAAGATGCCATTACAGCACTTCTTCTTGGCAAAAACATTCTATTAAAAGGACCGACTGGTAGTGGTAAAACAGTACTAGCGGAAACTCTTTCTTCTTTATTCCAAAAACCAATGCATAGCATTAACTGTTCTGTCGACCTAGATGTAGAAGGTATTTTAGGATACAACACACTACAAACGAAAGATGGCGCTTCTGAAGTTGCATTCGTTAATGGTCCTCTTATGAAAGCAATGAAGAACGGTCATTTCCTATATATTGATGAGATCAATATGGCGAAACCTGAAACATTACCACTTCTTCACGGTGCGTTAGATTATCGTAAAATGATTACAAACCCATTTACACAAGAGGTTGTATACGGTGATGACGAGTATCGTGTAATTGCAGCAATTAATGAAGGTTACGTTGGAACAAGTGAACTAAACGAAGCATTAAAAAACCGTTTCGTTATTATTGAGGTTCCTTACATCCAAGGTGACACATTAAAAGAACTATTACTATCTGAATCAAAATTAAATGATGTTGCAACAATTGAAAAGTTCGTTGCATTCGCAAGCGACCTTATGCCTTTAGCTCGTGATGGACGTGTAAGTGAAGAAGCAGCAAGTATTCGTGGCATTATCGACGCATGTGATTTAGGTGTATATATTCCTGTTATGCGTGCAATTGAACGTAGTATTATCGCAAAATTAAACGATGAAACAGAACAAATGACTGTCCGTGAATTAGCAGAAAGTTATTTCTTTGAGGGATAA